The Devosia sp. SD17-2 genome includes a region encoding these proteins:
- a CDS encoding DUF1007 family protein, translating to MLRFSGPLRLAVCALAGLLFAQPATAHPHIFIDAKVGVVFDDAGAISALRHSWTFDTAFSVWMVQGLDTNQDDIVSPEEMQELADENMSGLSDYGFYTVAGDGMAFTPAGDQRMSYADNRVTLDFTIDAVEPVFPGARFELGVYDAEYYVAITVDDAADVTLENAPASCATAIIPPRPMDRSVEERLYALGAEVTELPADLAAAMRGTQGMVVISCGAPPAATTALEATEQVAQARPATPFGGPPTEVGLNLPRSGFFGWLQDQQRDFYAAMTNALDAMRTDWTAFWLLGGLSFAYGVFHAAGPGHGKVVISSYLLANESQLRQGIVLSALSALMQSLVAIGFVLVLAGVLRLTSTALGEAAHWVGVVSYGLVALLGLWLVARKVFGFGHSHSHAHCHHDHEHGHDHDHHHHHHHDHDHDQGSHMHHAVGPADIRGSWREQLGVVLAVGLRPCSGALVVLVFALSQGLLAAGIVSVLLMGLGTAMTVAALASIAVGAKGLASRIGGADSALAQGLVWWAELIGAVMVLGFGVLLLVASL from the coding sequence TTGCTGAGATTTTCCGGTCCTCTCCGGCTGGCAGTCTGCGCGCTGGCTGGCCTGCTGTTTGCCCAGCCCGCGACGGCGCATCCGCATATTTTCATCGACGCCAAGGTGGGGGTTGTCTTCGACGACGCCGGCGCGATTTCGGCGCTGCGCCATAGCTGGACGTTCGATACGGCATTTTCCGTCTGGATGGTGCAGGGGCTCGATACCAACCAGGATGATATTGTCAGCCCTGAGGAAATGCAGGAGCTGGCCGACGAAAATATGAGCGGACTCAGCGACTACGGGTTTTATACCGTGGCCGGGGACGGCATGGCGTTTACGCCGGCCGGCGACCAGCGCATGAGCTATGCCGACAATCGCGTGACACTGGATTTTACCATTGATGCGGTGGAGCCGGTTTTCCCCGGCGCGCGGTTCGAACTGGGCGTTTACGACGCCGAATATTACGTCGCCATCACTGTCGATGATGCCGCCGACGTGACGCTCGAGAATGCGCCGGCGAGCTGCGCGACCGCGATCATTCCGCCGCGTCCGATGGATCGGTCGGTCGAGGAGCGGCTCTATGCGCTCGGGGCCGAGGTGACTGAATTGCCAGCGGATCTGGCGGCGGCGATGCGCGGCACGCAGGGCATGGTGGTCATTTCCTGTGGGGCGCCGCCCGCCGCGACAACCGCGCTGGAAGCAACCGAGCAGGTGGCCCAGGCCCGGCCAGCCACGCCTTTCGGCGGTCCGCCGACCGAGGTGGGGCTGAACCTGCCGCGCAGCGGATTTTTCGGCTGGCTGCAGGACCAGCAGCGCGATTTTTATGCGGCGATGACCAATGCTCTCGATGCCATGCGGACCGACTGGACCGCGTTCTGGCTGCTCGGCGGGCTGAGCTTTGCCTATGGCGTGTTCCATGCGGCGGGACCGGGGCATGGCAAGGTCGTCATCTCGTCCTATCTGCTGGCCAATGAAAGCCAGTTGCGGCAGGGGATCGTGCTCAGCGCGCTGTCGGCGCTAATGCAATCGTTGGTCGCCATCGGCTTTGTGCTGGTTCTTGCCGGTGTGCTGCGCCTGACCAGCACAGCCCTGGGCGAGGCGGCGCACTGGGTGGGTGTGGTCTCCTATGGGCTCGTGGCTCTGCTCGGCCTTTGGCTGGTGGCGCGGAAGGTTTTTGGATTCGGTCATAGCCACAGCCACGCCCATTGCCATCACGATCACGAACATGGTCATGACCATGACCATCACCATCACCATCACCATGACCATGACCACGACCAAGGGTCGCACATGCACCATGCCGTGGGACCCGCTGATATTCGCGGCAGCTGGCGCGAACAATTGGGCGTGGTGCTGGCCGTCGGTCTGCGGCCCTGTTCGGGGGCATTGGTGGTGCTGGTCTTTGCCCTGTCGCAGGGTCTGCTTGCGGCGGGCATTGTCTCCGTGCTGCTGATGGGGCTCGGTACCGCCATGACCGTGGCGGCGCTGGCGAGCATTGCCGTCGGGGCCAAGGGCCTGGCGAGCCGCATCGGCGGGGCGGACAGTGCTCTAGCGCAGGGCCTCGTCTGGTGGGCGGAACTGATCGGCGCGGTGATGGTGCTGGGGTTCGGCGTGCTGCTGCTGGTGGCCAGCCTGTAA
- a CDS encoding LysR family transcriptional regulator produces MTQDLARIRAFVQVFDAGGFSSAARQFGRSKALLSKYVTDLEDYLGVRLMNRTTRKLSLTEAGEAYYREASSLLQQLDDLDATITDQTSEPRGVVRVSAPRNFGESTLAPAIFEFLKKCPKVSLDLRLEDRYVDLVDEGVDVALRISTLADSSLIARKIADMHVVVSASPDFLNSIEVPKHPEDLRHLPCIVDVNLQGQSNWRFTEGGKTISVPVNGPVRVNSPLAARTAAVMGLGFVVLPSYLAEPKVASGELVPVLVDFLPTGQTLQAVYPHRRHLAGKVRALIDHLVDWFSVHPIS; encoded by the coding sequence ATGACGCAGGATCTGGCTCGCATACGCGCCTTCGTTCAGGTGTTCGACGCTGGCGGTTTTTCCTCGGCGGCGCGGCAGTTTGGGCGCTCCAAGGCGCTGCTCAGCAAGTATGTCACCGATCTCGAGGACTATCTCGGGGTCCGGCTGATGAACCGCACCACGCGGAAGTTGAGCCTGACCGAAGCGGGCGAGGCCTATTATCGCGAGGCGTCGAGCCTGTTGCAGCAGTTGGACGATCTCGACGCGACGATCACCGACCAGACCTCCGAGCCGCGCGGCGTGGTGCGCGTTTCGGCGCCCCGTAATTTCGGGGAATCGACGCTGGCCCCGGCAATCTTCGAGTTTTTGAAGAAATGCCCCAAGGTGTCGCTCGATCTCCGGCTCGAGGATCGCTACGTCGATCTCGTCGATGAGGGCGTGGATGTGGCGCTGCGTATCTCGACCTTGGCGGATTCCTCGCTCATCGCCCGCAAGATTGCCGACATGCATGTGGTGGTCAGCGCCTCTCCGGATTTTCTAAATTCCATAGAGGTGCCCAAGCACCCCGAAGACCTGCGGCATCTGCCCTGCATTGTCGACGTCAATCTGCAGGGGCAGTCGAACTGGCGGTTCACCGAAGGCGGCAAGACCATCTCGGTGCCGGTGAATGGCCCCGTGCGGGTCAATTCCCCGCTGGCGGCGCGAACTGCGGCGGTGATGGGTCTTGGTTTCGTCGTATTGCCCTCCTACCTCGCCGAGCCGAAGGTGGCGAGCGGCGAGCTGGTGCCGGTGCTGGTCGATTTTCTGCCGACCGGCCAGACGCTGCAGGCGGTCTATCCGCATCGGCGGCACCTTGCCGGTAAGGTGAGGGCGCTGATCGACCATCTGGTGGATTGGTTTTCGGTTCACCCGATCAGTTAG
- the hemH gene encoding ferrochelatase produces MNPDLPKDHPPVPQQKIGVLLLNLGTPDATDYWSVRRYLKEFLSDPRVIETPKWKWWPILNLIILSFRPQKAGHAYAMIWDKEKNESPLRVITRAQTEALAERMSGDGVMVEYAMRYGNPSTQSVLEKMQAAGCQKILLVPLYPQYSATTTATANDKAFDALKTMRWQPAVRTAPAYFENPKYIETLGNSIRDGVAKLDFEPDVVITSFHGMPVEYLQKGDPYHCQCFKTTRLVREYLGWPKEKLMVTFQSRFGPTEWLQPYTDVTLGELPKKGIKKVAILAPAFSADCIETLEEIAIGGKETFLEAGGENYAYIPCLNDSVEGMDMIESMVRRELSGWL; encoded by the coding sequence ATGAACCCGGACCTTCCCAAAGATCATCCCCCCGTTCCGCAGCAGAAAATCGGGGTCCTGTTGCTCAATCTGGGGACGCCGGACGCCACCGACTACTGGAGCGTGCGCCGCTATCTCAAGGAATTCCTGTCCGATCCGCGCGTCATCGAGACGCCGAAATGGAAGTGGTGGCCGATCCTCAACCTCATCATCCTCAGCTTTCGCCCGCAAAAGGCGGGGCATGCCTATGCGATGATCTGGGACAAGGAAAAGAACGAGAGCCCGCTGCGCGTGATCACCCGCGCCCAGACTGAGGCGCTGGCCGAGCGCATGTCCGGCGACGGCGTCATGGTCGAATATGCCATGCGCTATGGCAATCCCTCGACCCAGTCAGTGCTCGAGAAGATGCAGGCCGCGGGATGCCAGAAAATCCTGCTCGTGCCGCTCTATCCGCAGTATTCGGCGACCACCACGGCGACGGCCAATGACAAGGCGTTTGATGCGCTGAAAACCATGCGCTGGCAGCCGGCCGTGCGCACCGCGCCGGCCTATTTCGAAAACCCGAAATATATCGAGACCCTCGGCAATTCGATCCGCGACGGCGTCGCCAAGCTCGATTTCGAGCCGGATGTGGTGATCACCTCGTTCCACGGCATGCCGGTGGAATATCTGCAGAAGGGCGACCCGTACCACTGCCAGTGTTTCAAGACCACGCGGCTGGTGCGGGAATATCTCGGCTGGCCGAAGGAAAAGCTGATGGTCACCTTCCAGAGCCGGTTCGGGCCGACGGAATGGCTGCAGCCCTATACGGACGTGACCCTGGGCGAGCTGCCCAAGAAGGGCATCAAGAAGGTGGCGATCCTGGCCCCGGCGTTCTCGGCCGACTGTATCGAGACGCTGGAAGAAATCGCCATCGGCGGCAAGGAGACCTTCCTTGAGGCCGGCGGCGAGAACTATGCCTATATCCCCTGCCTCAACGACAGCGTCGAAGGCATGGACATGATCGAGTCGATGGTGCGCCGGGAACTCTCCGGCTGGCTCTAG